A single genomic interval of Oryza sativa Japonica Group chromosome 7, ASM3414082v1 harbors:
- the LOC107277643 gene encoding uncharacterized protein, with amino-acid sequence MASQIESHRASAEIVNGDAICRKKSIELLEELGLPKGLLPLEDIEEFGYNRDTGFMWMVQRKKKIEHTFKKIKQTVSYAGEVTAFVEKGKLKKITGVKTKELLLWLSVVEVYVAEASPEKVTFKTGTGLSDNFDATAFALGE; translated from the coding sequence ATGGCATCTCAAATTGAGAGCCACCGTGCCAGCGCGGAGATCGTCAATGGAGATGCCATCTGCAGGAAGAAGTCCATTGAGCTGCTGGAAGAACTTGGCCTCCCCAAGGGCCTCCTGCCATTGGAGGACATCGAGGAGTTCGGCTACAACAGGGACACTGGATTCATGTGGATGGtgcagaggaagaagaagatcgaGCACACCTTCAAGAAGATCAAGCAGACCGTTTCCTACGCCGGCGAGGTCACGGCGTTCGTCGAGAAGGGGAAGCTGAAGAAGATCACCGGCGTGAAGACCAAGGAGCTGCTGCTCTGGCTCAGCGTCGTCGAGGTGTACGTCGCCGAGGCCTCGCCGGAGAAGGTCACCTTCAAGACTGGAACCGGGCTCTCTGATAACTTCGATGCCACTGCTTTTGCTCTCGGGGAGTAG
- the LOC9267204 gene encoding LOW QUALITY PROTEIN: uncharacterized protein (The sequence of the model RefSeq protein was modified relative to this genomic sequence to represent the inferred CDS: substituted 1 base at 1 genomic stop codon), with amino-acid sequence MASAPELIDDIAAEILLRIPPDEPAHLVHASLVCKPWRRILTDPAFLRRYRAFHRTPPVLGFLHNVDGNKAISSVPRFVPTTAASPFSPPAIDPPNWWWALDCRHGRVLSHLFNPMELMVWDPITGDQHRFPLPPHPHAYCTGAVLCAASDCHHLDCHQGPFLVVFVGTGRHDHSWACVYSSKTGEWSSQASIVLDSYVEMLPSVLAENTLYFYCEYGTKILGYDIGKHELSEIDPPLGHDGGILIESEYGGLXFATVEACGLVLWSQYVCYDGIEEWEQSRIIELDMLIPNFFYSGGLVGFAEGTDIIFMLTDVDLFAIELKSGQVKKVGESRPYYAVIPYMSFYTSVFTGISKGTEGMRWAARESSSRQKAKLMTLKL; translated from the exons ATGGCGTCGGCGCCGGAGTTGATCGACGACATCGCCGCCGAGATCCTCCTCCGCATCCCGCCGGATGAACCCGCGCACCTCGTCCACGCCTCCCTCGTCTGCAAGCCCTGGCGTCGCATCCTCACCGACcccgccttcctccgccgctACCGCGCATTCCACCGAACACCTCCCGTGCTCGGCTTCCTCCACAACGTTGACGGCAACAAGGCGATCTCCTCCGTCCCCCGCTTCGTCCCCACTACCGCCGCGTCGCCATTCTCCCCACCGGCCATCGATCCCCCCAACTGGTGGTGGGCGCTCGACTGCCGCCACGGCCGGGTCCTCTCCCACCTCTTCAATCCCATGGAACTCATGGTCTGGGACCCCATCACCGGCGACCAGCATCGCTTTCCTCTGCCCCCGCACCCGCACGCCTACTGCACTGGCGCCGTGCTATGCGCTGCAAGCGACTGCCACCATCTGGACTGTCACCAAGGCCCCTTCCTCGTCGTCTTCGTGGGCACAGGAAGGCATGATCACTCATGGGCGTGTGTATACTCGTCGAAGACTGGAGAGTGGAGCTCGCAGGCCTCCATTGTGCTCGATTCCTATGTTGAGATGTTGCCCAGCGTCCTCGCCGAAAACACACTCTACTTCTACTGTGAGTATGGCACGAAAATTCTGGGATATGACATTGGCAAGCATGAGCTTTCAGAGATCGACCCACCATTGGGGCATGATGGTGGCATCCTCATAGAATCAGAATATGGTGGGCTGTGATTTGCTACTGTGGAAGCTTGCGGCCTCGTACTGTGGTCGCAGTATGTGTGTTATGATGGCATTGAGGAATGGGAACAATCCAGGATAATTGAGTTGGACATGCTGATCCCTAACTTCTTTTACTCAGGTGGTCTGGTTGGTTTCGCAGAAGGCACAGATATAATTTTCATGTTGACAGATGTTGACTTGTTTGCAATTGAGCTCAAATCAGGCCAAGTGAAGAAGGTTGGTGAGAGCAGGCCCTACTATGCCGTCATTCCCTACATGAGCTTCTACACTTCAG TGTTCACTGGCATCTCTAAAGGAACTGAGGGCATGAGGTGGGCTGCAAGAGAAAGTTCCTCACGACAGAAGGCAAAGCTAATGACTCTTAAGCTTTAG
- the LOC9268981 gene encoding uncharacterized protein At5g01610 gives MASQVESHRAGAEIVSGDGVSRKKSIELLEELGLPKGLLPLEDIEEFGYNKETGFMWLVQRKKKIEHTFKKIKQTVSYAGEVTAFVEKGKLKKITGVKTKELLLWLSVVEVYVADASPEKVTFKTGTGLSDTFDATAFALGE, from the coding sequence ATGGCATCACAGGTTGAGAGCCACCGTGCCGGCGCGGAGATCGTCAGTGGAGACGGCGTCAGCAGGAAGAAGTCCATCGAGCTGCTGGAGGAGCTCGGCCTCCCCAAGGGCCTCCTGCCATTGGAGGACATCGAGGAGTTTGGCTACAACAAGGAAACAGGATTCATGTGGCTGGtgcagaggaagaagaagatcgaGCACACCTTCAAGAAGATCAAGCAGACCGTCTCCTACGCCGGCGAGGTCACGGCGTTCGTCGAGAAGGGGAAGCTGAAGAAGATCACCGGCGTGAAGACCAAGGAGCTGCTGCTCTGGCTCAGCGTCGTCGAGGTCTACGTCGCCGATGCCTCGCCGGAGAAGGTCACCTTCAAGACTGGAACTGGGCTCTCTGATACCTTCGATGCCACTGCTTTTGCTCTCGGGGAGTAA
- the LOC4342280 gene encoding uncharacterized protein codes for MARRRRERRQLARLCDLVACALLPHLEPKPPATRLTREDERRILLALSRVSKAIRGWEEEEEEEEEEDDDEGCELDQEIISCSAEVHSCSLPANQHFDDGFSCLANIISILVGFFGFCSSYVKHSAGNILIVISDSLMKFEVVWIQFVELVWIAIHTVSTCAHSALPSLIDSISSFRKDSICYCSVMESLSHDIIISSTNITSFVELLQLRCLDINGHMVASLFRVLHTILKFLKHTDNELKEDFICISAHHILMVDWDLYYQLNVGEPLNLVKDSTFSLSDDLKQLGFLSSSLLQLLCSLLEQSDLEDNNGQDIYAKLVGVIPKLVAILPEHQDAPKSLSQYLKHKFLMIMMRLKPYIQKDCSYIVCCLKLLRQHFQDLLHEPIMQHIAKPENCLEGSPFLLSTVGLGETHDKSTRHLQRQAMYLFLSFCICLAHNGNDSALQCSCKRDDQMLGHKVLDCSDHCDCFALSEISDWFQRCFLDKIFGFKSSTDNALCFLQLYMEEDDMLFNVLLQLLDAPLISSKIDSMENRWASELIGGKLFSSIFDPVHVFHLLLLLLHYDHLVLVDYLISKDVGVHCAQYLLRCLRLVTQCWHSFTDDSIYEAKIEKLNFKRQKTFNDANSSSGSSIEGPKLGSACHKKSKNKHKLFLNAKACLLSLKRTLEDLHRKGLFPYNPKPLLKSLARFEELCEQD; via the exons atggcgcggcggcggcgggagaggcggcagcTCGCTCGCCTCTGCGACCTCGTCGCCTGCGCACTCCTCCCCCACCTC GAACCCAAGCCGCCGGCCACGCGGCTCACACGGGAGGACGAGCGGCGGATCCTCCTCGCGCTCTCCCGA GTAAGTAAGGCGATTCGAGGatgggaagaggaagaggaggaagaggaggaggaggacgacgacgaagggTGCGAATTGGATCAG GAGATTATTTCATGTTCCGCGGAAGTTCACAGTTGCAGTTTACCAGCTAACCAGCATTTTGATGATGGATTTAGCTGCCTGGCCAATATTATCTCCATATTG GTTGGCTTCTTTGGTTTCTGTAGCAGTTATGTTAAACACTCAGCTGGGAATATCCTGATTGTCATCTCTGACTCTCTAATGAAGTTT GAGGTTGTTTGGATTCAATTTGTTGAGCTGGTCTGGATAGCTATACATACAGTATCAACATGCGCTCATAGTGCTTTACCTTCTTTAATTGACTCCATCAGCAGTTTCAGAAAAGACTCGATTTGCTATTGCTCTGTTATGGAAAGTCTAAGTCACGACATTATTATTTCAAGCACCAATATCACAAGCTTCGTGGAATTACTTCAGCTACGGTGTCTTGATATCAATGGGCATATGGTGGCCAGTCTCTTTCGAGTACTGCACACTATTTTAAAGTTCCTTAAACACACTGATAATGAACTGAAAGAGGACTTCATTTGTATATCTGCTCATCATATTCTTATGGTTGATTGGGATTTGTATTATCAACTCAATGTTGGAGAACCTCTAAACCTTGTCAAGGATAGCACATTTAGCTTGAGTGATGATTTGAAACAGTTAGGATTTCTTTCAAGCAGTCTCCTCCAACTATTGTGCTCTTTACTTGAGCAAAGTGACCTGGAAGACAACAATGGACAAGATATCTATGCTAAGCTTGTAGGTGTAATTCCTAAGTTAGTGGCTATATTACCAGAGCATCAGGATGCCCCCAAAAGTCTCTCTCAGTACTTAAAGCACAAATTTCTG ATGATAATGATGCGGCTAAAGCCTTACATCCAGAAGGATTGCTCATATATTGTTTGCTGCCTGAAATTACTTCGACAACATTTCCAGGATCTTCTTCATGAACCTATAATGCAACATATTGCTAAACCAGAAAACTGTTTGGAAGGATCCCCATTTTTGTTGAGCACTGTAGGTCTGGGTGAGACTCATGATAAATCCACTAGGCACTTACAAAGACAGGCTATGTATTTGTTTCTTAGCTTTTGCATATGTTTGGCTCACAATGGCAATGACAGTGCACTGCAATGTTCATGCAAGAGAGACGATCAAATGCTTGGTCACAAAGTTCTAGACTGCAGTGATCATTGTGACTGTTTTGCCTTATCAGAAATTTCAGACTGGTTTCAGAGATGTTTCTTAGATAAGATTTTTGGCTTCAAATCATCTACAGACAATGCTCTGTGCTTTCTGCAGTTATATATGGAGGAG GATGACATGCTGTTCAACGTTCTCTTACAACTTCTTGATGCTCCACTCATTTCCTCGAAAAT AGATAGCATGGAGAATAGATGGGCTTCTGAACTGATTGGTGGCAAACTGTTCTCGAGCATTTTTGACCCAGTTCATGTTTTCCATCTCTTGCTTTTATTG CTGCACTATGATCACTTGGTGCTTGTTGATTATCTGATATCTAAAGATGTAGGTGTGCATTGCGCACAGTATCTGTTAAG GTGCTTACGCCTGGTAACCCAATGTTGGCATTCTTTCACTGATGATTCAATTTATGAGGCAAAAATAGAGAAACTTAACTTTAAAAGGCAGAAGACCTTCAATGATGCAAATAGTAGCAGTGGTAGCTCAATTGAAGGCCCTAAGTTAGGTTCTGCATGTCATAAGAAAAGCAAGAACAAACACAAGCTTTTTCTAAATGCTAAAGCATGCCTCCTTTCATTGAAGAGAACACTGGAAGATCTTCATAGGAAGGGTCTGTTCCCTTACAATCCAAAGCCTCTCCTCAAGAG CTTGGCCAGGTTTGAGGAGCTTTGTGAGCAGGATTGA
- the LOC4342281 gene encoding uncharacterized protein, whose amino-acid sequence MAEMVASTVVQEVLGGAVSYLSSNREKVSERHNLEKLEMAHAQLEHALERSSKLPITDVSLLRQRRMFKRAYEECSEVVEKCKVRILEVAEEQGVTHSYFPKQFVQAVKAMKSYVLSFLGMNKQYLLSCSHVRRFEWFAKKAGKFARDVETGRTLWHYNFFSSLIRPLLEGKHLKYDMPLQGSKTLGITIVPVSLEGRGVEALIQLNKEDSRMPLKNFCLLLILRLSESTDIVRIIINCLQLLGPHFTRLAKDAIGQLAALQHSHPQDLEPLLALQAVDYHRSFLAFRATVARPDPFCCREKRLDPCADNTISPNLPYDIPEQVIYVRCSSYISAVEYNYLYNSSNIVRDWSILKMVINISPHFSHPEANRGSYSSRGATDKCMYASLHEMQEMAVLVPKVMDCFVCQPDLGFYSLSFHSVHGYGYLCLMKPRIRSCKTNSSCRSKARRVSKTRHN is encoded by the coding sequence ATGGCAGAAATGGTGGCCTCAACTGTTGTCCAAGAGGTTTTGGGCGGAGCCGTCTCCTACTTGTCCAGCAACCGGGAGAAGGTGTCCGAGAGGCACAACTTGGAGAAGTTGGAGATGGCACACGCTCAATTGGAGCACGCCCTAGAGAGATCTTCAAAGCTACCCATCACAGATGTTTCCTTGCTTCGTCAGAGGAGGATGTTCAAACGTGCCTATGAGGAGTGCAGTGAAGTGGTGGAGAAATGCAAGGTGCGGATTTTGGAAGTTGCTGAAGAGCAAGGGGTAACACACAGCTATTTTCCCAAGCAGTTTGTCCAAGCCGTAAAAGCCATGAAATCATATGTCTTGTCTTTCCTTGGCATGAACAAGCAATATCTTTTGAGTTGCTCCCATGTTCGCAGATTCGAATGGTTTGCAAAGAAGGCTGGTAAGTTTGCGAGGGATGTGGAGACTGGCCGTACACTTTGGCACTACAACTTTTTTAGCTCTCTCATCAGACCACTTCTAGAAGGGAAACATCTCAAGTATGACATGCCATTGCAAGGAAGCAAAACCCTTGGTATTACAATAGTACCTGTATCTCTTGAAGGGCGTGGCGTAGAGGCATTGATACAGTTAAATAAGGAGGATAGCAGAATGCCACTGAAAAATTTTTGTCTGTTGCTGATACTACGACTCTCAGAGAGCACGGACATAGTTAGGATTATCATCAATTGCTTGCAGTTACTTGGGCCTCATTTCACGCGTTTGGCTAAAGATGCAATTGGTCAACTTGCTGCTCTACAACACTCACATCCTCAAGACCTCGAACCACTGCTAGCACTTCAGGCCGTGGACTACCATCGGAGCTTTCTTGCCTTTCGAGCTACAGTTGCTCGCCCTGATCCATTTTGTTGCAGAGAAAAGAGGCTCGATCCTTGTGCTGACAACACCATCTCGCCCAATTTACCATATGATATTCCAGAACAAGTTATCTATGTGCGCTGCAGCAGCTACATTTCGGCTGTTGAGTACAATTACTTGTACAACTCAAGCAATATTGTGAGGGATTGGTCTATCCTGAAGATGGTGATCAATATTTCGCCTCATTTCTCGCACCCTGAAGCCAATCGGGGGAGTTACAGTAGTCGGGGAGCAACTGATAAGTGTATGTATGCTAGTCTGCACGAAATGCAGGAGATGGCAGTGTTAGTGCCCAAGGTAATGGATTGCTTCGTCTGTCAACCTGACTTGGGGTTTTATTCACTGTCTTTTCATTCAgttcatggttatggataccttTGTCTGATGAAGCCGCGCATCCGGAGCTGCAAAACCAATTCTAGTTGCAGATCCAAGGCCAGGAGAGTATCAAAGACAAGACATAACTAG
- the LOC136351181 gene encoding uncharacterized protein — translation MAEIVSSVVVHEAVNQIIHGLVNWNERKSSAEENMERLEMAHIRLEAALETSCKWRITDSSLLCWQKKLKRAAQECDDTLRKCRQRILEQEEAEQEVRNSSIPRRIAHATKSLVSSLFYSNIDGSCRSAVRRFEWFADGANEFLRFVEFGGTPHQYLFFDPLIRQLLAGKTLEYKLVSENKYRLFVIRPFCISENRIEARLIFDSKNASALEDDFFLCMLLQVSESVDILGIVIKCLQLFNPHFMSTAESVRNELTQLPSQDFTWVPYAESCHKKHWDNIHSITTQWFRPNPLCCKQHGQNHSCESSNLGMPSVQGVSLGPVIEVSLQCHVPVPEFREQGTIVKGKPSLKKCPHMKVDLVYTPHGSSQDLLPEIKSSVIEVINGDKQHCLHTNIALELMEEIMLPRAVDCFHENAEAKLYQMLWKSKHGGAYLQVMKATMNTRSTQRTIRGSRKAKLLQQQGHKTQHRTNAISDFLNLWSAHAPVQLQGSILDWIQKEKEAQLAPPLLRLKF, via the coding sequence ATGGCAGAGATTGTTAGTTCTGTGGTTGTTCATGAGGCAGTCAACCAAATCATACATGGCTTGGTGAACTGGAATGAGCGAAAATCAAGCGCAGAGGAGAACATGGAGAGGCTTGAGATGGCACACATCAGGTTGGAGGCTGCACTTGAGACATCCTGTAAGTGGCGAATCACTGATTCTTCATTACTGTGTTGGCAGAAGAAGCTGAAGCGTGCTGCTCAAGAGTGCGATGACACACTGCGCAAATGCCGGCAACGCATCCTGGAACAAGAAGAGGCAGAACAAGAAGTAAGGAATTCCTCTATTCCTAGACGAATAGCCCATGCCACCAAGTCATTAGTGTCCTCCTTATTTTACAGCAATATCGATGGCTCATGTAGATCTGCTGTTCGAAGATTTGAGTGGTTTGCAGATGGAGCTAATGAGTTTTTGAGATTTGTGGAGTTTGGAGGAACACCACATCAGTACTTGTTCTTTGATCCTCTTATCAGGCAACTTCTTGCAGGCAAAACACTAGAGTATAAATTAGTGTCTGAAAATAAGTACCGGTTGTTTGTCATACGGCCCTTCTGTATTTCAGAGAATAGAATAGAGGCTAGGCTGATCTTTGACAGTAAAAATGCTAGTGCACTGGAGGATGATTTTTTCCTGTGTATGCTGCTACAAGTTTCAGAGAGTGTGGACATACTTGGCATTGTAATCAAGTGCTTGCAGCTGTTTAATCCCCATTTCATGTCTACAGCTGAATCTGTTAGGAATGAACTTACTCAGCTACCTTCACAAGATTTCACCTGGGTGCCATATGCTGAATCATGCCACAAAAAACACTGGGATAATATTCACAGCATTACTACCCAATGGTTTCGCCCTAACCCATTATGCTGCAAGCAGCATGGTCAGAACCACAGCTGTGAAAGTAGCAATCTAGGAATGCCATCTGTACAGGGTGTTTCTCTAGGACCAGTTATTGAAGTGAGTTTGCAGTGCCATGTCCCAGTTCCTGAGTTCAGAGAACAGGGAACAATTGTCAAAGGCAAGCCTTCTCTTAAAAAATGCCCGCATATGAAAGTTGACCTTGTCTACACACCCCATGGCTCATCACAAGACCTACTCCCAGAAATCAAGAGTTCTGTAATAGAGGTAATTAATGGTGATAAGCAACATTGCTTGCACACAAACATTGCCTTGGAACTAATGGAAGAGATCATGCTGCCAAGGGCAGTAGATTGTTTTCATGAGAATGCAGAAGCGAAATTGTATCAGATGCTTTGGAAGTCTAAACATGGTGGTGCATATCTTCAGGTTATGAAGGCAACCATGAACACTCGGAGCACACAGAGAACCATTCGAGGATCTAGGAAAGCGAAGCTGTTGCAACAGCAGGGTCATAAAACACAGCATCGTACAAATGCAATCTCTGACTTCCTCAACCTTTGGTCTGCACATGCGCCTGTCCAGCTGCAGGGCTCAATCCTCGATTGGATTCAGAAAGAGAAGGAAGCACAATTAGCACCTCCTCTACTGCGCCTGAAATTTTAG
- the LOC4342282 gene encoding LOW QUALITY PROTEIN: uncharacterized protein (The sequence of the model RefSeq protein was modified relative to this genomic sequence to represent the inferred CDS: deleted 2 bases in 1 codon): MGEVVSSAVVHETVNKIISGLIDKYEQNSSAEEQMERLEMAHIKLETALETSSKWQITGGPLQRWQKKLKRAAEECDDTLRKCRQRVQEEEQAEQQVRNSSLPTRVAHATKSLISSIFHGNIDEPIRSAVRRFEWFADGANDFLRSVEFGGTPRRYLFFDPLIGRLLAGETLEYKLVQGNNQHLFWIRPNNTAERGVEAKLIFVYNDESVPVNNFFLGMMLQLSECTNIVGTAIKCLQLFAPHFKSTTETVRKELSQLPTQDFSWVPRSHSYHWDSIHSTVTEWFRPNPMCCKHRSQKVCSSGNMEKTYLPDISLESVIDVSLQCQVSLPGLKDQVTVVESKPSLKEFPHLKVHLVYTPHGSSEDLFPAVESSVIEMVNGVDQHCLHTNILGTNGRDHAAKGCRLFSSECRNNSVSDGLEVQTWWCISSGCEGIQEHAEAENHSRSQESEAIATT, encoded by the exons ATGGGAGAGGTAGTCAGTTCTGCCGTTGTTCATGAGACAGTGAACAAAATCATATCTGGCTTGATTGACAAGTATGAGCAAAATTCAAGTGCGGAGGAGCagatggagaggttggagatgGCGCACATCAAGTTGGAGACTGCACTTGAGACATCCAGTAAGTGGCAGATCACTGGTGGGCCCTTGCAACGTTGGCAGAAGAAGCTGAAGCGTGCTGCTGAAGAGTGTGATGATACACTGCGCAAATGTAGGCAGCGCgtccaagaagaagaacaggCTGAACAACAAGTAAGGAATTCCTCCTTACCTACGCGAGTTGCCCATGCCACCAAGTCACTGATATCATCCATCTTTCACGGCAATATCGACGAGCCGATTAGATCTGCTGTTCGAAGATTTGAATGGTTTGCTGATGGAGCTAATGACTTTCTGAGATCCGTGGAGTTTGGAGGGACACCACGTCGTTACTTGTTCTTTGACCCTCTTATCGGGCGCCTTCTTGCAGGCGAAACACTTGAGTACAAATTAGTGCAAGGAAACAATCAGCATTTGTTTTGGATACGGCCAAATAACACCGCAGAGCGAGGAGTAGAAGCTAAGTTGATCTTTGTTTACAATGATGAAAGTGTGCCTGTGAATAACTTTTTTCTAGGTATGATGCTACAACTTTCAGAGTGCACAAACATAGTTGGTACTGCAATTAAGTGCTTGCAGTTGTTTGCCCCTCATTTCAAGTCTACAACTGAAACTGTTAGGAAGGAACTTAGTCAACTACCTACACAGGACTTCTCATGGGTGCCACGTTCTCATTCATACCATTGGGACAGTATTCACAGTACAGTTACTGAATGGTTCCGCCCAAACCCAATGTGTTGCAAGCATCGTAGTCAGAAGGTATGTAGTAGTGGCAACATGGAGAAGACATATTTACCAGACATTTCTCTAGAATCAGTTATTGACGTGAGTTTGCAGTGCCAAGTTTCACTGCCTGGGTTAAAAGATCAGGTCACAGTTGTTGAGAGCAAACCTTCTCTCAAAGAATTTCCGCATCTGAAAGTTCACCTTGTCTATACGCCCCATGGCTCTTCAGAAGACCTATTCCCAGCAGTCGAGAGTTCTGTGATAGAGATGGTTAATGGTGTTGACCAACATTGCTTGCACACAAACATT CTTGGAACAAATGGAAGGGATCATGCTGCCAAGGGCTGTAGATTGTTTTCGTCAGAATGCAGGAACAACAGTGTATCAGATGGTTTGGAAGTCCAAACATGGTGGTGCATATCTTCAGGCTGTGAAGGTATCCAAGAACATGCTGAGGCAGAGAACCATTCGAGGAGCCAAGAAAGCGAAGCTATTGCGACGACATGA
- the LOC4342284 gene encoding uncharacterized protein — translation MGEVVSSALVHETVNKIISGMIDKYERKSSAQEHMDRLEMAQIKLDLALETSKKWQIISEPLLRWQKKLKRVAEECDDTIRMCRQRVQEEQEAKQVARDSFFPRRIAHATKSLISSIFYGNIDEPTRSTVRRFEWFADGANDFLRSVESGGTPRRYLFFDPLIGHLLAGEMLEYKLVQGNKQHLFWIRPNNIAERIEGMVFFVYNDGTAPEDNFFLGMILQISESTNIVGTIIKCLQLFAPHFESVTETVRKELTLLPTQDFSWIPHSRLYHWDNLHSIATEWFRPNPVCCKHHDQKVCGSGNMNMIELPDFSLESVIQVNLQCHVALPGFRERGTIVEGKSSLKEYLRGPHLNVLLAYTPHGSSESLFPSVEGSVIEVINANEQHCLHTNIALQQMEEIMLPRAVDYFHQNAKATVYQMLWKPKHGVAYLHAVKATVNILSTRRTIRGARKSKLLRQQDHKMHHRTDGISDFLSLWAAHAPVQLQGSILDWVQKEKEVQLAAPLLRLKF, via the coding sequence ATGGGGGAGGTGGTCAGTTCTGCTCTCGTTCATGAGACAGTGAACAAAATCATATCTGGCATGATTGACAAGTATGAGCGAAAATCAAGTGCGCAGGAACACATGGACAGGTTAGAGATGGCACAAATCAAGTTAGATCTTGCACTTGAGACATCCAAGAAGTGGCAGATCATTAGTGAGCCGTTGCTACGTTGGCAGAAGAAGCTGAAACGTGTTGCTGAAGAGTGTGATGACACAATACGCATGTGCAGGCAGCGTGTCCAGGAAGAACAAGAGGCCAAACAAGTAGCAAGGGATTCCTTCTTTCCTAGGCGAATTGCCCATGCCACCAAGTCACTGATATCGTCCATCTTTTATGGCAATATCGACGAGCCGACTAGATCTACCGTTCGAAGATTCGAGTGGTTTGCAGATGGAGCTAATGACTTTCTGAGATCTGTGGAGTCTGGAGGGACACCGCGTCGTTACTTGTTCTTCGACCCTCTTATTGGGCACCTTCTTGCAGGTGAAATGCTAGAGTACAAATTGGTTCAGGGAAACAAGCAACATTTGTTTTGGATACGGCCCAATAACATTGCAGAGAGGATAGAAGGTATGGTGTTCTTCGTTTACAATGATGGCACTGCACCTGAGGATAACTTTTTTCTTGGTATGATACTACAGATTTCAGAGAGTACAAACATAGTTGGCACTATAATTAAGTGCTTGCAGTTGTTTGCTCCTCATTTCGAGTCTGTAACTGAAACTGTCAGGAAAGAACTTACTCTGCTACCTACACAAGACTTCTCCTGGATACCACATTCTCGTTTATACCATTGGGACAACCTTCACAGTATAGCTACCGAATGGTTCCGCCCAAACCCAGTGTGTTGCAAGCATCATGATCAGAAGGTATGTGGTAGTGGCAACATGAACATGATAGAATTACCAGACTTCTCTCTAGAATCAGTTATTCAAGTGAATTTGCAGTGCCATGTTGCACTGCCTGGGTTCAGAGAACGGGGAACAATTGTCGAGGGCAAATCTTCTCTCAAAGAATATCTGCGTGGACCGCATCTGAATGTTCTACTTGCCTATACGCCTCACGGATCTTCAGAAAGCCTATTCCCATCAGTCGAGGGTTCTGTGATAGAGGTGATTAATGCTAATGAGCAGCATTGCTTGCATACAAATATTGCCTTGCAACAAATGGAAGAGATCATGTTGCCGAGGGCCGTAGATTATTTTCATCAGAATGCGAAAGCGACAGTGTATCAGATGCTTTGGAAGCCTAAACATGGTGTTGCATATCTTCATGCTGTGAAGGCGACCGTGAACATTCTGAGCACACGGAGGACCATTCGAGGAGCTAGGAAATCAAAGCTGTTGCGACAACAGGATCATAAGATGCATCATCGCACAGATGGAATCTCTGACTTCCTCAGCCTTTGGGCTGCGCACGCACCTGTCCAGCTTCAGGGCTCAATCCTTGATTGGGTTCAGAAAGAGAAGGAAGTACAATTAGCAGCTCCTCTACTGCGCTTGAAATTTTAG